The DNA window GTTGATATACAGGGCCTTATCGTAAAACCCGATCACATCACCGGGCAGCCCCACAATGCGCTTGATGTAGTCCTCTCGGGGATTTTGGGGATATTTGAATACCGCCACATCACCCCGCTCAGGGCTACCGGTCTCGATGATCCGCGTGCGCGTGATTGGCAAATGCACGCCGTAGCTGAACTTACTCACCAAAATAAAATCACCGACCAACAAGGTCGGCATCATCGAGCCAGACGGAATGCGAAACGGCTCGGCCACAAAACCGCGCAATACCAAAACCACCAACAACACGGGAAAGAAGGAGCGCGCGTATTCCACATACCAAGGATCATGCGCCGCCTGGCGACCTGCAGCCGCCAACTTAGCCTGCCGACGCCGACGCAGAACCGCGAGATCCAACAACCAAATGGCCCCGGTCAAACCAGTACCCACCACCAGAATCCATTCCAAATCCACTGCCATTAGTGTTTCCCATCGACTTGTAAGACCGCCAAAAAGGCTTCCTGCGGCACTTCGACGCGGCCGATATTCTTCATCCGCTTCTTGCCGGCTTTTTGCTTCTCCAGCAGTTTGCGCTTACGCGAGGCATCACCCCCATAGCATTTGGCGGTCACATTCTTGCGCAGAGCCTTGACGCTGGAGCGGGCAATAATCTTCGAGCCAATCGCCGCCTGAATCGCCACCTCAAACATCTGCCGCGGAATCAACTCAGCCATGCGCTCAGTGAGCTCACGCCCGCGCGATTGTGACTGTTCACGGTGGGTAATGATCGACAGGGCATCAACTCGATCGCCATTAATCAAGACATCCACCTTCACCAGCGGCGAGGCTTGGAAACACTTCAGCTCATAATCAAACGAGGCATAACCGCGGCTGACCGACTTCAAGCGGTCAAAGAAATCCAGCACCACCTCGGACATGGGCATGTCGTACCCCAACACCACCTGCTTACCCATGTATTGCATACGCGTCTGCACACCGCGCTTCTCAACGCACAGGGTAATCACCGCACCCACATAGTCCTGCGGCACCAAGATATTGGTGGCAATAATCGGTTCGCGCACTTCGCTGATGCTGTTGGCCGGCGGCAACTGCGCCGGATTATGGATTTGGACCACCTCACCGGAGGTGGTTTCCACCTCGTAAATCACGCTGGGCGCCGTGGTAATCAAATCCAGATCGTATTCACGCTCCAGCCGCTCTTGGATGATCTCCATGTGCAGCATGCCTAAAAAGCCGCAACGAAAGCCAAAACCCAGCGCCTGAGAGGTCTCCGGCTCATAATGCAGCGATGCATCATTCAAACGCAGCTTGTCCAAAGCCTCGCGCAGATCATTAAACTCATCGGCATTCACCGGAAAAATCCCAGCAAACACCCGCGGCTGGACTTCTTTAAAACCAGGCAACGCCTGATCAGCAGGATGCGAGGTATCGGTAATGGTGTCGCCCACCTTGGCGCCAGTGATGTCTTTAATGGTGCCCACCACAAAGCCCACCTGACCCACACTCAGGCTGTCACAGGGCGTGGGCTTGGGCGTAAAAACTCCCACCTGATCCACTTGATGACTGCGACCGGTGGACATCATGGTGATTTTCTGGCGCTTGCGCAAAGTACCCTGCTTGATGCGTACCAAGGCGACCACACCGAGATAATTATCAAACCAAGAATCGATAATGAGCGCCTGCAGCGGCGCCTCAGGATCACCCAGCGGCGGCGGAATCCGCGCAATCAGAGTCTCTAATAAGTCCGGTATACCCTCGCCAGTCTTGGCACTGACACGCACCGCATCGAGCGCCTCAATGCCAATGATCTCCTCAATCTCCTCACAGACCCGATCTGGATCAGCCGCCGGCAAATCAATCTTATTCAAGACCGGAACGACTTCCAGGTCTTGCTCAATCGCCGTATAGCAATTGGCCACGCTTTGCGCTTCGACGCCTTGTGAGGCATCCACCACCAACAGCGCGCCCTCACAGGCATACAAAGAGCGCGAGACCTCATAGGAGAAATCCACATGCCCGGGCGTGTCGATAAAATTCAGTTCATAAGTCTCACCATCGCGCGCCTGATACTTCAGCGAGACACTTTGCGCCTTAATGGTAATGCCCCGCTCGCGCTCCAAGTCCATAGAATCCAGAACCTGCTGCGACATCTCGCGTTGTGTTAGCCCACCGCAGACTTGGATGAAGCGATCAGCCAGCGTCGACTTGCCATGATCGATATGGGCAATAATCGAGAAATTACGAATGTGGCTTTGATCCAACGGAGGGTCCTGAGTCAGGGGGATTTCGCGCCTCGCATTGTACCGACTGCATCGTGCAATGCCCAGCGCCTAAATCGTCAGTGCTCAGTCGGGTCGTAAGGCGGCGGCCAGGCCGTGGCGGTCGAGGCGATGGCAGCAGATAATGTCCTCACCCAAGGTCAGCACCGGCACCTTCTCGTTGAAGCGCTCCCGCAATGCCGGATCTTCATCAATATCGACGATGCGCAACTGGAACTCTGGCCAATCTTTAAGAATGACCAGCTCCCGCTGCATTTGCTCACACAGATGGCAACCCTCGCGGGTGTATAAAATCAGCTCAGCGCCCATATGGCCCACCCCTATTCGGGGATTTCCAGGGCCAACCACACCGGCCCACGGCTGCGCTGTACCAGCACCCGCGCGGTACGCCCGGCCGGCAGCTTGGTCAGCACATCGCTAGCCTGCTGCGGCGATTCCAAGGCTTGGTTATTCACCATCAAGAGAATATCGCCACGCCGAATGCCGGCGCGACTGGCAATACCCGACTCAAGCGCAGCGACCAACACGCCGCCCTCAGGCAGCTCCAATTGCTCGCGGCGCTGATCTGGCACGGGCTGCAGAGTCATACCTAAAGCGCCCACCTGGGTCGGCTCAGCCTTGGGCGGCTGCGGCTGAGCGCGGGCCACCGGCGAGTCATCCGGTAGGGCTTCGATGCGCACGCCGATGGTTTGTGCCTCACCGTCACGCAGCACATCCACCTGTGCCACCTGGCCAATGGGTGAGCGCCCAACAATCGGCGGCAAGGCCGAAGAACGAGGCACTTCCTCACCATTGAATTTCATGATCACATCACCAGCCTGAATACCCGCCTTTTCAGCCGGGCTGTCGGGCAGCACGCGTGCCACCAAAGCGCCGCTAGGCCGGTCCATACCAAAAGACTCGGCGAGCTCACGCGTGACTTCTTGAATAATCACACCCAACCAGCCCCGATCAACCGAACCCGTTTCTTTGAGCTGGGCCACCACGTCCGCCGCCACTTCGATAGGAATGGCGAAAGACAAACCCATAAAACCACCAGTGCGGCTAAAGATCTGTGAGTTAATTCCCACCACCTCACCTTGTAAGTTAAACAGGGGCCCGCCCGAGTTACCGGGATTAATCGCCACATCGGTTTGAATAAACGGCACATAATTCTCGCTGGGCAAGCTGCGACCTTTGGCACTCACAATGCCTGCCGTCACCGAGTGATCAAAGCCAAAAGGCGAACCAATCGCCAACACCCACTCACCGACTTTCAGATCCGAGGAATCGCCGAGTCTCAGCACCGGCAAATTATCCGCTTGAATGCGCAGCAGCGCGACATCAGTACTGGGGTCAGAACCCACCAGTTCGGCGTCGTAAGTCCGTCGATCGCTGAGGCGCACTTGAATCTCATCGGCATCGGCAATGACATGGTGATTGGTCACCACATAGCCGTCAGCGGAGATAATGAAGCCCGATCCCAAGGAGGTGCTGTCGCGGCCTTGCGGCGGCATCCCCCCGCCCCCTTCACCAAAGAAGCGGCGCAATAGATCGCCAAACGGCCCATCCTCAGGCAATCCCTCGGGCAACATGCCCAGCGGTGGATGACCCTGCGGGAGATCAGCGGCCACGTTGCGTGTGGTGCTGATATTCACCACCGCCGGGCTGTAGCGCTCGACCAAGGGCACAAAGTCCGGCAGACCTTGGGCCTGTGCCGTTGCCCAAACCATGGCCAGCAGCAACGCCAACATTTGGCTGACCCGTAATCCCTGTTTTATCATCACTCGCATAAAGAATTCACTCTCTCCCAATATTCATTAAGGCGCCAGCACACCCGGCGCCACCGGGATCACCGGAGGTAGTCTACGCAGCACTACTGGCTGATAACGTGGGTCTTGCCGCATTCGGCGATTCTGCAGCGCCAACAAGCCAAACCCGGCCAGCAAACCCAGACCCCCCAACGCGATCACACCGCCTTCCGGAACACCGGCTGTCTGCGCCAACAGCGCCGCCAACAGCATGAACACCAACGGCAACAGATAAATCAGTAGTGAACCGCGCAGCAGCGCTGATTCTTCAATACCGACCATCACCTCATCACCCAATGACACGCCTACCGGGTCGATCACTCGCACCATAGCGCGGCGGTTACTGAACATTTTGGCGATCACCGAAGTGCCGCAACCCTTGGCCACACTGCAGCTGCCGCAGGTCGACTGGCGCTGGGTTTCCACCCAAGCAAACCCTGACTCTTCGACACGGATTACCCGAGCCTTTTCCTCAATCATCGGCGCTCTCCCGATAGATATTCTCGGCAATCATCTGCATCGTTGCCGCCGGCACCTCACCCAAAATGGTGATCTGATGGTCCTCATGCGGCCTCGCCAAAGCATGCATCGCCCCGGCGCGGGTCATGCCGACCAATAAATCGCGCGGCTGATCGACTTGAACCACGAAGACCGAGACCGATGCCATCCCATCCGACAACAACAAATGCTCTACCGGATGCGTCTCGCCGGGCATTTGACGACGCGTCGCCTGGGTGAGTTCAAAACCACGGGGCAACTCGCGTATCCGCCATTGGGTCGGCATCGACTCGACCCTATCGTCGGCTGCTGGCTCTTGCCAATGCATCACCTCCCCACGATCACTCATCAGCGTCGGTGCAAAGCGTTCCGCGGGAATGTGCTCAGCAAAGCTCAGCTGGGTGAACATAAACTGCTCGAGCACTTGCCCGGCGGGAGTGAGTAGCTGCGATTTGAGCAACATGCCAGATTCTTCGTGTACACACAGACGATGTCCGTAGCGCAGCTCGTCGCGCGGCTGGATATGCACCACCCGGCAATGCCAATTGGCGACCCGCCAGGTCTCACCCAATCGCACTCGATAGTAGCGGCGCACCGGCGCTTCATACTCGCGCATCGGCACTACCCCCGGCAAACCTTGCAAAGTCTTGCGCGGCTCCATGCAGGGACCACTGCTATCTCTTCGCATACACAGCAAAACATCCCCTTCGCGCACCAGTTCCCGAGGATCACCAGAAAGCGTCACCAAGCGTTCGCGAACAACCCCATCATCGACCCCATGCATGATCTGCATGGTCTCCACGCCATGGTCCTGAATGTAAACAAATATCCCTTCATAATTAATCCCTTGAACGGCATTCATCATGCGCTTTATGAGGCTATCAGCCTCCCCATCTGCCGCTATCAAAGGTACCGCCCAGAAAACCATGAGCAGACCAAAGAGGCTCCAACGCAAGGGGCGCATCAACTCAGTTACCACCGGAAACGGGCACGCCCACAGAAACCGCTACCGGCGCCCGACCCATCGTTGACTCGGCATGGTTTTGCATGTAGCGATTGATAAGCTGATGATTGATATCGATGCCTCCCGAAGTCAGCGTTGGTTGCGTCAGCGGCGAATACTGCGGGCTGGCCCACGCTGGCGACTCCTGTCCCAGCCAAGGCAACTGACCTGCTGGCGCACTGGCCACTGGCTGCGCAGCGGCACTGGGTGCGCTGGTTGCGGGCTGCGTCGTTGGCGCGGTGGCGACCACCGGGCTCAAATCGGGCCCCACAGAGGTGGTGGTGAACTGCACACCCACTAAGATGGCCAAGGCAACGCCGGCGGCCACACCGATCCCGCCCACGGCCTTTAAAGGACGGCGCTGGCGCACCCAAAATGGCGCCTTCTCCAGCGGCTCATCAGCCATGGCGGCCTGAATCCGCGCAGACAGATCGGTATCGGCCTGCCAGCGTGCGCCGCGCATCACATCACCCATGAGATGATAGCGGCTGTAACGCCCGCGTAGCTCGGCATCATGCTGCAACTCATCCATGAGCCGACGCTGCTCAAAAGCCCCAGCCTCTCCGTCTATCAGGGCTGACAACCGTTCCTCTTTGGATACACTCATACGCTTCTCACTTTCTGAACATTAGCTCAGCAAAGGCTGTAACACTTTATCAATGGCTTCTCGAGCACGAAAAATACGCGAACGCACCGTGCCAATGGGGCACTCCATAGTTTGCGCAATCTCCTCATAGCTCAAACCCTCGAGTTCTCGCAGGGTAATCGCCACCCGTAAATCCTCGGGCAAGCGCGCGATCACATCCTGCACGGCCTGACTTATTTCCTCAGACAGCAATTCCCCTTCCGGGGTTGCATAATCTTTTAACGCGGATTCGCCGCCCATCTGTTCCGCATCCTGCGCATCCACCCCATAATCAGGCGTACGCCGGCCTTCTGAGACCAGATAGTTTTTAGCGGTGTTGATCGCAATGCGGTACAGCCAAGTATAAAACTGGCTCTCACCACGGAAGCGGGCAATGCCCCGGTAGGCCTTAATAAAGGCTTCTTGGGTCACATCCATGGCCGTGGCCTGATCACGCACATAGCGTGACACGAGGTTGACGATCCGATGCTGGTATTTGAGCACCAGGAGGTCGAAAGCCGCTTTATTGCCTGCTTGCACACTTCTGACCAACTCCTCATCACTTGCCTTGTTGCCCATTCGGGCTATCCCCCTTTAAGGAGCGCTTCCCCTTGCTCCAGTGTGATGGACAGTGACTGCCTGAATTGGTTCGGGTGTTGATACAAAAATCGCCCCCAACATAACCCAAGGCATCAGAATGCCTCAAGTTGCATTACACTGGCGGGCATGACGACACACTCCTCCCCGCGCAACACCACCCACGGCGATGTTTTGATCATCGGCAGTGGGGCGGCCGGCCTGACCTTGGCGCTGCATTTAGCCGAGACGCAACAAGTCATGGTGCTGAGCAAAGGCCCGATCACAGAAGGCAGCACCCGCTATGCCCAGGGCGGCATCTCCGCGGTATTGGATCAACAAGACTCACTGGATGCACATGTACGCGACACCCTGACCGCGGGCGGCGGGCTATGCGATGAGCCGGCCGTGCGTTTTGCCGTCGATGCCGGGCCTGCAGCGATTGCCTGGCTGCTGGATATGGGCGTGCCATTCACCCAAGAGACCAATGCCGAAGGCAAGGTGCAGCTGCATCTAACGCGCGAGGGTGGCCACAGCCATCGGCGCGTGGTGCATGCCGCTGACGCCACCGGTGAGGCTGTGGAAAACACCTTGGTGCAGCGCGTCCGCCAGCACCCCAATATCCGCCTATTTGAACACCATATCGCCGTGGATCTCATCACCACCGAAAAGATGGGCCTGAGCGAGAACCGCTGTGCGGGCGCCTACGTGCTGGATTTAGAGGCGCAGCGGGTCGATGTGTTTGCCGCACCCGCCGTGGTGCTCGCCACCGGCGGTGCCAGTAAAGCCTATCTCTACAGCAGCAATCCCGATGGCGCCACCGGTGATGGCATTGCCATGGCTTGGCGGGCGGGCTGTCGCATCGGCAATATGGAATTCATGCAGTTCCACCCCACCTGTTTGTACCACCCCAAAGCCAAGTCTTTTCTCATCTCTGAGGCGGTGCGTGGTGAAGGCGGCCGCTTGTTGCGCCCCGATGGCACGCGCTTTATGCCCGAGTTTGATGAACGCGATGAGCTCGCCCCGCGCGATATCGTCGCCCGTGCCATTGATCATGAGATGAAGCGACTGGGCGCCGAGTGCATGTATTTGGACATCTCCCACAAACCGGCGGAGTTTATTCAGCAGCACTTCCCAATGATTTATCAACGCTGCCTGGACTATGGCTTTGATATGACCCAAGAGCCGCTGCCGGTGGTGCCCGCGGCGCATTACACCTGCGGCGGCATCGCTACCGACTTGCATGCGCGCACCGACTTGCCAGGGCTTTACGCCGTCGGTGAAGTCGCCTACACCGGCCTGCATGGCGCCAATCGCATGGCCAGCAACTCACTGCTGGAGTGCCTGGTGTTCGCTCGAGCCGCAGCAGAGCATATCAGTGCGCATCCGCCAGCGCCTC is part of the Ectothiorhodosinus mongolicus genome and encodes:
- the lepB gene encoding signal peptidase I; amino-acid sequence: MAVDLEWILVVGTGLTGAIWLLDLAVLRRRRQAKLAAAGRQAAHDPWYVEYARSFFPVLLVVLVLRGFVAEPFRIPSGSMMPTLLVGDFILVSKFSYGVHLPITRTRIIETGSPERGDVAVFKYPQNPREDYIKRIVGLPGDVIGFYDKALYINGEPMPQELIESYVGTGSGEGMSGADLIIEQIGDKRFETLAWPGRRAVEGEVRVPEGMYFALGDNRDNSNDSRFWGFVPEANLVGRATRIWMHWDFDAREMQWSRIGQRIQ
- the lepA gene encoding translation elongation factor 4, translating into MDQSHIRNFSIIAHIDHGKSTLADRFIQVCGGLTQREMSQQVLDSMDLERERGITIKAQSVSLKYQARDGETYELNFIDTPGHVDFSYEVSRSLYACEGALLVVDASQGVEAQSVANCYTAIEQDLEVVPVLNKIDLPAADPDRVCEEIEEIIGIEALDAVRVSAKTGEGIPDLLETLIARIPPPLGDPEAPLQALIIDSWFDNYLGVVALVRIKQGTLRKRQKITMMSTGRSHQVDQVGVFTPKPTPCDSLSVGQVGFVVGTIKDITGAKVGDTITDTSHPADQALPGFKEVQPRVFAGIFPVNADEFNDLREALDKLRLNDASLHYEPETSQALGFGFRCGFLGMLHMEIIQERLEREYDLDLITTAPSVIYEVETTSGEVVQIHNPAQLPPANSISEVREPIIATNILVPQDYVGAVITLCVEKRGVQTRMQYMGKQVVLGYDMPMSEVVLDFFDRLKSVSRGYASFDYELKCFQASPLVKVDVLINGDRVDALSIITHREQSQSRGRELTERMAELIPRQMFEVAIQAAIGSKIIARSSVKALRKNVTAKCYGGDASRKRKLLEKQKAGKKRMKNIGRVEVPQEAFLAVLQVDGKH
- a CDS encoding glutaredoxin family protein codes for the protein MGAELILYTREGCHLCEQMQRELVILKDWPEFQLRIVDIDEDPALRERFNEKVPVLTLGEDIICCHRLDRHGLAAALRPD
- a CDS encoding DegQ family serine endoprotease; the protein is MRVMIKQGLRVSQMLALLLAMVWATAQAQGLPDFVPLVERYSPAVVNISTTRNVAADLPQGHPPLGMLPEGLPEDGPFGDLLRRFFGEGGGGMPPQGRDSTSLGSGFIISADGYVVTNHHVIADADEIQVRLSDRRTYDAELVGSDPSTDVALLRIQADNLPVLRLGDSSDLKVGEWVLAIGSPFGFDHSVTAGIVSAKGRSLPSENYVPFIQTDVAINPGNSGGPLFNLQGEVVGINSQIFSRTGGFMGLSFAIPIEVAADVVAQLKETGSVDRGWLGVIIQEVTRELAESFGMDRPSGALVARVLPDSPAEKAGIQAGDVIMKFNGEEVPRSSALPPIVGRSPIGQVAQVDVLRDGEAQTIGVRIEALPDDSPVARAQPQPPKAEPTQVGALGMTLQPVPDQRREQLELPEGGVLVAALESGIASRAGIRRGDILLMVNNQALESPQQASDVLTKLPAGRTARVLVQRSRGPVWLALEIPE
- a CDS encoding SoxR reducing system RseC family protein, translated to MIEEKARVIRVEESGFAWVETQRQSTCGSCSVAKGCGTSVIAKMFSNRRAMVRVIDPVGVSLGDEVMVGIEESALLRGSLLIYLLPLVFMLLAALLAQTAGVPEGGVIALGGLGLLAGFGLLALQNRRMRQDPRYQPVVLRRLPPVIPVAPGVLAP
- a CDS encoding MucB/RseB C-terminal domain-containing protein; the protein is MRPLRWSLFGLLMVFWAVPLIAADGEADSLIKRMMNAVQGINYEGIFVYIQDHGVETMQIMHGVDDGVVRERLVTLSGDPRELVREGDVLLCMRRDSSGPCMEPRKTLQGLPGVVPMREYEAPVRRYYRVRLGETWRVANWHCRVVHIQPRDELRYGHRLCVHEESGMLLKSQLLTPAGQVLEQFMFTQLSFAEHIPAERFAPTLMSDRGEVMHWQEPAADDRVESMPTQWRIRELPRGFELTQATRRQMPGETHPVEHLLLSDGMASVSVFVVQVDQPRDLLVGMTRAGAMHALARPHEDHQITILGEVPAATMQMIAENIYRESADD
- a CDS encoding sigma-E factor negative regulatory protein translates to MSVSKEERLSALIDGEAGAFEQRRLMDELQHDAELRGRYSRYHLMGDVMRGARWQADTDLSARIQAAMADEPLEKAPFWVRQRRPLKAVGGIGVAAGVALAILVGVQFTTTSVGPDLSPVVATAPTTQPATSAPSAAAQPVASAPAGQLPWLGQESPAWASPQYSPLTQPTLTSGGIDINHQLINRYMQNHAESTMGRAPVAVSVGVPVSGGN
- the rpoE gene encoding RNA polymerase sigma factor RpoE, with protein sequence MGNKASDEELVRSVQAGNKAAFDLLVLKYQHRIVNLVSRYVRDQATAMDVTQEAFIKAYRGIARFRGESQFYTWLYRIAINTAKNYLVSEGRRTPDYGVDAQDAEQMGGESALKDYATPEGELLSEEISQAVQDVIARLPEDLRVAITLRELEGLSYEEIAQTMECPIGTVRSRIFRAREAIDKVLQPLLS
- the nadB gene encoding L-aspartate oxidase, encoding MTTHSSPRNTTHGDVLIIGSGAAGLTLALHLAETQQVMVLSKGPITEGSTRYAQGGISAVLDQQDSLDAHVRDTLTAGGGLCDEPAVRFAVDAGPAAIAWLLDMGVPFTQETNAEGKVQLHLTREGGHSHRRVVHAADATGEAVENTLVQRVRQHPNIRLFEHHIAVDLITTEKMGLSENRCAGAYVLDLEAQRVDVFAAPAVVLATGGASKAYLYSSNPDGATGDGIAMAWRAGCRIGNMEFMQFHPTCLYHPKAKSFLISEAVRGEGGRLLRPDGTRFMPEFDERDELAPRDIVARAIDHEMKRLGAECMYLDISHKPAEFIQQHFPMIYQRCLDYGFDMTQEPLPVVPAAHYTCGGIATDLHARTDLPGLYAVGEVAYTGLHGANRMASNSLLECLVFARAAAEHISAHPPAPLPKTTIPPWDESRVTDSDEEVVVSHNWDELRRFMWDYVGIVRSTKRLQRALRRVELLRGEIHEYYSHFRISNDLLELRNLAVVAEIIIRSALSRQESRGLHYTLDYPKPDPALDGIPTLLKITP